A genome region from Halichondria panicea chromosome 15, odHalPani1.1, whole genome shotgun sequence includes the following:
- the LOC135348801 gene encoding FYVE, RhoGEF and PH domain-containing protein 6-like isoform X1, producing MEQGIHTEAQLAAAIEAGEWYDSDSETENDNSEAELSGEASSEEVDWTNYFWNTGDKLDTNAPLSRTLDAHAILKQLSQLGTDYVDYGGQEGTVNEGDENGKKNSEEDEATCRSAESAAVVPTDGVTDSTTPHSQSERPKHYSIAHEIMTTERTYVQSVRLLEKVVHGAIKTSQMTGRAILPEQGRKEIFLNIGEIYALNFDLLQELEDRLKNWDSNSMIADVLAKRAPFFKLYSMYSARFDSAQAAYCKWLKTSKPFAELIKLIETGPLCKGLPVSSYMLCPVQRIPRYKLLLEDYLKHLPEDHPDIDNTKAALAAIAEAAEHMNERITDMENQVKVVQMQKTFVGKENIVAPGRKYIGRGPVFFVPGSRWKQRVLFLFSDVLLVARITAAGRYRIRHKVPLKKMLVSIVESPVLRNGFCIAERGLTKPFRFCTKSVEERTKWITELSNAKTKDEGVLATMGKNSPYAAVLNDPEAHSSIMAVLNDPSFEHNHPSWVRRSLRYAPTTVRKGLPFTSYALASQQLSRETGGGENGGVEEVDFGEGVVTEFVCERKYTKVLRPGLDHSLSSYMHYQCEGKLMEVRWFVLTCRTLVCYQDHTHDVASGALTLTGCTLSTAIQEEVPERRYTFKLCHEKTTHTFQLLTAYEYDRWMSTLQELLYSQQTHE from the exons ATGGAGCAAGGCATTCACACTGAAGCACAGCTGGCCGCTGCCATAGAGGCAGGAGAGTGGTATGACAGCGATAGTGAGACGGAGAATGACAACTCAGAGGCTGAGCTGTCAGGAGAGGCCTCTAGTGAAGAG GTTGACTGGACAAATTATTTTTGGAACACTGGAGACAAACTAGATACTAATGCACCTCTAAGCAGGACACTAGATGCGCACGCCATCCTCAAGCAGCTATCTCAACTGGGAACAGACTATGTTGATTATGGGGGCCAAGAGGGAACAGTGAATGAAGGCGACGAAAATGGAAAGAAAAACTCCGAAGAGGatgaagctacatgtaggagtgctgagtcagcagctGTGGTTCCGACAGATGGGGTGACTGATAGT accaccccccacagtcaaAGTGAGAGACCCAAACACTACAGTATTGCACACGAGATAATGACAACAGAGAGAAC GTATGTGCAGAGTGTGCGGCTCCTGGAAAAG GTGGTTCACGGTGCTATCAAGACATCTCAAATGACCGGGAGGGCCATCCTTCCAGAGCAGGGCAGGAAAGAAATATTCCTGAACATTGGTGAAATTTATGCCTTAAACTTTGACCTTCTGCAAGAACTAGAAGACAGACTTAAAAACTG GGACTCCAATTCAATGATTGCGGACGTACTGGCTAAGCGTGCTCCTTTCTTTAAG CTGTACTCGATGTATAGTGCCAGATTTGACAGTGCTCAGGCGGCCTACTGTAAGTGGCTCAAGACCTCCAAACCGTTTGCAGAGCTCATCAAACTTATTGAA ACAGGTCCTTTGTGTAAAGGTCTGCCTGTCTCCAGCTACATGCTCTGCCCTGTCCAGCGTATCCCTAGGTACAAACTACTTCTGGAAG ACTACCTGAAGCACTTGCCAGAGGATCACCCGGACATAGACAACACCAAAG CTGCCCTGGCAGCCATAGCTGAGGCTGCCGAACATATGAACGAAAGAATTACAGACATG GAGAACCAAGTCAAGGTGGTTCAAATGCAGAAAACCTTTGTTGGCAAGGAGAACATAGTTGCTCCTGGTCGA AAGTACATTGGTAGGGGTCCGGTGTTCTTTGTACCCGGGAGCAGATGGAAGCAGAGAGTACTCTTCCTG TTCTCAGATGTGCTCCTGGTTGCCCGAATCACAGCTGCTGGGAGATATCGGATACGCCACAAAGTGCCACTCAAGAAAATGCTG GTTTCAATAGTCGAGTCTCCAGTACTCCGTAATGGATTCTGTATTGCCGAGAGAGGTCTGACAAAGCCGTTTAGATTTTGTACCAA GAGTGTGGAAGAGCGTACCAAGTGGATCACAGAGTTGAGCAATGCCAAGACGAAAGATGAGGGCGTTCTGGCTACTATGGGCAAGAACTCTCCCTATGCTGCCGTTCTCAATGACCCTGAAGCTCATA GCTCCATCATGGCAGTTCTTAACGACCCTTCATTCGAACACAACCATCCCTCGTGGGTTCGAAGGTCACTTCGATATGCACCCACTACTGTCCGCAAGGGGCTACCTTTTACCAGCTATGCTTTGGCgtctcaacagctgtctcgtGAGACAGGTGGTGGGGAGAACGGAGGCGTGGAGGAGGTGGACTTTGGAGAGGGAGTGGTCACAGAGTTTGTGTGTGAAAGAAAATATACTAAG GTGTTGCGGCCTGGTCTGGACCACTCTCTGAGCAGCTACATGCACTACCAGTGTGAGGGGAAGCTAATGGAGGTCCGATGGTTTGTCCTCACCTGCAGAACACTCGTCTGCTATCAGGACCACACA caCGATGTGGCCAGTGGTGCCCTCACTCTAACTGGCTGTACTCTGTCCACTGCCATACAG GAAGAAGTGCCGGAGAGAAGATACACGTTCAAACTGTGCCATGAAAAGACGACTCATACTTTCCAACTCCTGACAGCCTACGAGTATGACAG GTGGATGAGTACTTTACAAGAACTATTATACAGCCAGCAGACTCATGAATAG
- the LOC135348935 gene encoding uncharacterized protein LOC135348935, whose protein sequence is MIAPPPAQNSSPSEILEGEGQKRYLQSLESKLNRLEGGNKRNIKSKDILSALTEARDDHLYQSSLDTQPATLSVTEDTAATNDPWSSTNTSGYITDLSSTGDMQETGGRDGALHQLDDDIDGPPEMMKTGCLPCCSKRKHYRHSRVRITSATLTPEEESAFLLHCDHLSKT, encoded by the exons ATGATAGCTCCTCCACCAGCACAAAACAGCTCTCCCAGTGAGATTTTAGAGGGAGAGGGACAAAAAAGATATCTACAGTCACTAG AATCTAAACTGAATCGTCTCGAAGGAGGTAACAAACGCAATATAAAATCTAAGGATATTCTGAGTGCCCTCACTGAGGCCCGTGATGATCACCTCTATCAGTCGTCACTCGATACTCAACCAGCCACACTCAGTGTAACCGAGGACACCGCTGCAACTAACGACCCCTGGAGCTCAACAAACACAA GTGGCTACATCACAGACCTGAGTTCCACTGGTGATATGCAGGAAACTGGAGGGAGAGATGGTGCACTGCACCAGCTGGATGATGACATTGATGGACCACCAGAAATGATGAAGACTGGTTGTCTACCATGCTGCTCCAAACGAAAGCACTACAGACACAGCAGAGTTCGTATCACCAGTGCTACTTTAACTCCAGAGGAAGAGAGTGCTTTCTTACTGCATTGTGATCATTTGAGCAAGACTTGA
- the LOC135348801 gene encoding FYVE, RhoGEF and PH domain-containing protein 6-like isoform X3: MEQGIHTEAQLAAAIEAGEWYDSDSETENDNSEAELSGEASSEEVDWTNYFWNTGDKLDTNAPLSRTLDAHAILKQLSQLGTDYVDYGGQEGTVNEGDENGKKNSEEDEATCRSAESAAVVPTDGVTDSTTPHSQSERPKHYSIAHEIMTTERTYVQSVRLLEKVVHGAIKTSQMTGRAILPEQGRKEIFLNIGEIYALNFDLLQELEDRLKNWDSNSMIADVLAKRAPFFKLYSMYSARFDSAQAAYCKWLKTSKPFAELIKLIETGPLCKGLPVSSYMLCPVQRIPRYKLLLEDYLKHLPEDHPDIDNTKAALAAIAEAAEHMNERITDMENQVKVVQMQKTFVGKENIVAPGRKYIGRGPVFFVPGSRWKQRVLFLFSDVLLVARITAAGRYRIRHKVPLKKMLVSIVESPVLRNGFCIAERGLTKPFRFCTKSVEERTKWITELSNAKTKDEGVLATMGKNSPYAAVLNDPEAHSSIMAVLNDPSFEHNHPSWVRRSLRYAPTTVRKGLPFTSYALASQQLSRETGGGENGGVEEVDFGEGVVTEFVCERKYTKVLRPGLDHSLSSYMHYQCEGKLMEVRWFVLTCRTLVCYQDHTVRRAFTCSWYMYPVMCPAFQSARCGQWCPHSNWLYSVHCHTGRSAGEKIHVQTVP, encoded by the exons ATGGAGCAAGGCATTCACACTGAAGCACAGCTGGCCGCTGCCATAGAGGCAGGAGAGTGGTATGACAGCGATAGTGAGACGGAGAATGACAACTCAGAGGCTGAGCTGTCAGGAGAGGCCTCTAGTGAAGAG GTTGACTGGACAAATTATTTTTGGAACACTGGAGACAAACTAGATACTAATGCACCTCTAAGCAGGACACTAGATGCGCACGCCATCCTCAAGCAGCTATCTCAACTGGGAACAGACTATGTTGATTATGGGGGCCAAGAGGGAACAGTGAATGAAGGCGACGAAAATGGAAAGAAAAACTCCGAAGAGGatgaagctacatgtaggagtgctgagtcagcagctGTGGTTCCGACAGATGGGGTGACTGATAGT accaccccccacagtcaaAGTGAGAGACCCAAACACTACAGTATTGCACACGAGATAATGACAACAGAGAGAAC GTATGTGCAGAGTGTGCGGCTCCTGGAAAAG GTGGTTCACGGTGCTATCAAGACATCTCAAATGACCGGGAGGGCCATCCTTCCAGAGCAGGGCAGGAAAGAAATATTCCTGAACATTGGTGAAATTTATGCCTTAAACTTTGACCTTCTGCAAGAACTAGAAGACAGACTTAAAAACTG GGACTCCAATTCAATGATTGCGGACGTACTGGCTAAGCGTGCTCCTTTCTTTAAG CTGTACTCGATGTATAGTGCCAGATTTGACAGTGCTCAGGCGGCCTACTGTAAGTGGCTCAAGACCTCCAAACCGTTTGCAGAGCTCATCAAACTTATTGAA ACAGGTCCTTTGTGTAAAGGTCTGCCTGTCTCCAGCTACATGCTCTGCCCTGTCCAGCGTATCCCTAGGTACAAACTACTTCTGGAAG ACTACCTGAAGCACTTGCCAGAGGATCACCCGGACATAGACAACACCAAAG CTGCCCTGGCAGCCATAGCTGAGGCTGCCGAACATATGAACGAAAGAATTACAGACATG GAGAACCAAGTCAAGGTGGTTCAAATGCAGAAAACCTTTGTTGGCAAGGAGAACATAGTTGCTCCTGGTCGA AAGTACATTGGTAGGGGTCCGGTGTTCTTTGTACCCGGGAGCAGATGGAAGCAGAGAGTACTCTTCCTG TTCTCAGATGTGCTCCTGGTTGCCCGAATCACAGCTGCTGGGAGATATCGGATACGCCACAAAGTGCCACTCAAGAAAATGCTG GTTTCAATAGTCGAGTCTCCAGTACTCCGTAATGGATTCTGTATTGCCGAGAGAGGTCTGACAAAGCCGTTTAGATTTTGTACCAA GAGTGTGGAAGAGCGTACCAAGTGGATCACAGAGTTGAGCAATGCCAAGACGAAAGATGAGGGCGTTCTGGCTACTATGGGCAAGAACTCTCCCTATGCTGCCGTTCTCAATGACCCTGAAGCTCATA GCTCCATCATGGCAGTTCTTAACGACCCTTCATTCGAACACAACCATCCCTCGTGGGTTCGAAGGTCACTTCGATATGCACCCACTACTGTCCGCAAGGGGCTACCTTTTACCAGCTATGCTTTGGCgtctcaacagctgtctcgtGAGACAGGTGGTGGGGAGAACGGAGGCGTGGAGGAGGTGGACTTTGGAGAGGGAGTGGTCACAGAGTTTGTGTGTGAAAGAAAATATACTAAG GTGTTGCGGCCTGGTCTGGACCACTCTCTGAGCAGCTACATGCACTACCAGTGTGAGGGGAAGCTAATGGAGGTCCGATGGTTTGTCCTCACCTGCAGAACACTCGTCTGCTATCAGGACCACACAGTGAGAAGAGCTTTTACATGTtcatggtacatgtacccagTGATGTGCCCAGCATTTCAAAGTG caCGATGTGGCCAGTGGTGCCCTCACTCTAACTGGCTGTACTCTGTCCACTGCCATACAG GAAGAAGTGCCGGAGAGAAGATACACGTTCAAACTGTGCCATGA
- the LOC135348796 gene encoding fermitin family homolog 2-like, whose amino-acid sequence MADDDASRKEFDWDLPVSVPSIGVHRTLRVTSNESVGAVMIKLTSKLGDADWSDFALWWPENRIWLNKPRQSLYAYGIMSDAKLDFVPVHRYITVELPNKHRYQMRVNFAVMTFFSVAEMCKEMNVRHPEELSLMRSPYDKENFVKLTGYLKKGRKKSGLGGSREGTPRPDGDNLSIDSGDLLATTPPGSPSRRRKYPSLALSPAQRSAQEGVTSMIKSHLGEATDGGFFSEKINRTTVEKCYINGLWLDSSKTLYEQDVKEHDLLYLRYKYYSLMDVDPRVDESRISHLYEQSRWSILTEEVDCTEEEAYTFAALQFQVKLAQAQTPATNVPVAKTTVDESVTDIDAALNNLQVALGQVNTVQASDSSPALQLTGYIRFTRPTKLTFRSPKRFFFLLKGTILCYYKAEEEYSSGDAPIQRFNLTGAEAIPDVDVGKRKFAMNIILPSSDETGEIRLLFDSGDEYASWAAGCRMVMKGRPLAKAGYEQELTSIKGFVALQNRADSGGASMSSDKEELKPEDLVSPRILKKKKSKEVARQILEAHTSLLNLSVNDAKLQYIRNWQALQDFGITFFLVKIGKNKKEELLGIAYNRLILMDLHSKEIKKTWRYSAMKSWNVNWESKQLRIDHEEEKLLFTCLSADLKIVHEFIGGNIWLSLRNDKDPLDITMFVKLTGGVTNNLSGWGSETMARFLAA is encoded by the exons ATGGCCGACGATGATGCTAGTCGAAAAGAGTTTGACTGGGATTTGCCCGTGTCTGTGCCGAGTATCGGTGTACACAGAACCTTGAGGGTGACCAGTAACGAGTCAGTGGGTGCTGTCATGATAAAGCTCACTTCCAAGCTAG GTGACGCAGATTGGTCGGACTTCGCCCTCTGGTGGCCGGAGAACAGGATATGGTTGAACAAACCTCGACAGTCTCTCTATGCCTACGGTATCATGTCCGATGCCAAACTTGACTTTGTTCCAGTCCATCGCTACATCACCGTGGAACTGCCTAACAAGCATAGGTATCAGATGAGGGTCAACTTTGCTGTCATGACCTTTTTCTCTGTGGCTGAAATGTGTAAAGAGATGAATGTTCGTCACCCGGAGGAACTCTCTCTAATGAGGTCACCCTACGATAAAGAAAACTTTGTAAAGCTTACTGGGTACCTCAAGAAAGGcagaaag AAAAGTGGGTTGGGAGGGTCACGAGAGGGCACACCTCGCCCAGACGGGGACAACCTCTCCATCGACAGTGGAGACCTCCTCGCAACCACGCCCCCTGGATCCCCTTCCCGTAGACGGAAGTACCCAAGCCTTGCCCTCTCACCGGCACAGAGGTCAGCCCAGGAGGGAGTGACGAGCATGATAAAGTCACATCTTGGTGAAGCTACCGATGGAGGGTTCTTCTCGGAGAAAATAAACAGGACAACTGTTGAGAAGTGCTACATCAATGGact ctggctGGACTCCTCCAAGACACTCTACGAACAAGACGTGAAAGAGCACGACCTCCTCTACCTCCGCTACAAGTACTACTCACTCATGGACGTTGACCCCAGG GTTGACGAGAGTCGTATTAGTCATCTGTACGAGCAGTCCCGTTGGTCCATTCTCACAGAGGAGGTGGACTGTACCGAGGAAGAGGCCTACACCTTCGCTGCCCTACAGTTCCAGGTCAAACTGGCGCAGGCTCAAACACCTGCCACTAACGTCCCTGTTGCCAAGACAACTGTGGACGAGTCGGTCACTGACATTGACGCTGCTCTCAACAATCTCCAG GTGGCTCTGGGGCAAGTGAACACTGTGCAG GCTAGTGACTCAAGCCCGGCCTTGCAGCTGACTGGATACATTCGGTTCACCAGACCTACCAAACTTACATTCCGCTCTCCAAAACGATTCTTCTTTCTCCTCAAAG GCACAATCTTGTGCTACTACAAGGCGGAGGAGGAGTACAGTTCAGGGGATGCTCCCATTCAGCGGTTCAACCTCACCGGGGCGGAGGCCATTCCAGATGTGGACGTCGGCAAGAGGAAGTTCGCCATGAACATCATCTTACCCAGCTCTGACGAAACAGGAGAGATCAGACTGCTCTTTGATTCA GGTGATGAGTATGCCTCCTGGGCAGCTGGGTGTCGGATGGTGATGAAGGGTCGACCATTGGCCAAGGCTGGCTACGAACAAGAGCTGACATCCATTAAAGGTTTTGTGGCTCTTCAGAACAGAGCGGACTCGGGTGGAGCCTCTATGTCCAGTGATAAA GAGGAGTTAAAACCTGAAGATCTGGTGAGCCCGAGAATTCTCAAGAAGAAAAAGTCAAAGGAA GTAGCACGTCAGATCCTGGAGGCACACACCTCACTCCTCAACCTCAGTGTGAACGACGCCAAACTGCAGTACATCAGAAACTGGCAGGCACTCCAAGACTTTGGAATAACTTTCTTTTTGGTGAAGATCGGCAAAAACAAGAAAGAG gagctcCTGGGCATAGCTTACAACCGGCTCATCCTCATGGACCTACACTCGAAGGAGATCAAGAAGACATGGCGATACTCGGCAATGAAGTCTTGGAACGTGAACTGGGAATCGAAACAGCTCCGTATAGATCACGAAGAAGAGAAGCTCCTGTTCACATGCTTGTCAGCTGACCTGAAAATCGTCCACGAGTTTATCGGGGGGAATATTTGGCTGTCCCTGAGAAACGATAAGGATCCACTCGATATCACGATGTTCGTCAAGCTTACTGGAGGAGTGACCAACAATctcagtgggtggggctcagaGACTATGGCCAGGTTCCTGGCTGCTTGA
- the LOC135348912 gene encoding cell division control protein 42 homolog, whose protein sequence is MGGKDSPPPQCSSISPMQSPKLGGGHRTQRSHTFSSAKPSPIEYVPRNKTAVNVDLKTPYSETSSIQSQTLPRGRSDQPESPRGDGSYSPIRAYMECFQPQTLKCALVGDSGVGKTSMLMAYTVDKFPEEHAPTIFDKFSTSLSVYGKRVSITLCDTAGQDDFSHLRPLCYPDMDVAIICYSIVDPSSYENVKAKWVKEVRRHCPGVPVILVGTKADKREDPATLKELKSKGKRPMSRSDGNKLLSQIKGTCYVECSALTQFNIKNAFDEAIAAALELSSSSGKRATQCITRGCTIL, encoded by the exons ATGGGTGGTAAAGACAGTCCCCCTCCACAGTGCAGCTCCATCAGCCCAATGCAATCACCCAAACTAGGCGGAGGACATCGGACACAAAGATCTCACACATTTTCATCTGCAAAACCCTCTCCCATTGAATATGTACCAAGAAATAAGACTGCTGTGAACGTGGACCTGAAGACACCCTACAGTGAAACGAGCTCCATCCAATCTCAAACTCTACCCAGAGGAAGATCTGATCAACCAGAGTCACCAAGAGGAGATGGATCCTACTCTCCTATTCGTGCATACATGGAGTGCTTCCAACCTCAGACCCTCAAGTGTGCACTTGTAGGAGACAGTGGAGTTGGAAAGACAAGCATGCTCATGGCATACACTGTGGATAAGTTTCCAGAGGAACATGCTCCAACCATCTTTGACAAATTCTCAA CGTCACTGTCAGTGTATGGAAAGAGAGTATCTATCACACTCTGCGATACTGCAGGACAG GATGATTTCTCTCACTTGAGACCGCTCTGTTACCCTGACATGGATGTAGCAATTATCTGCTATTCGATCGTTGATCCATCATCTTACGAAAATGTTAAGGCCAAGTGGGTGAAGGAAGTACGAAGACATTGCCCTGGTGTGCCTGTGATACTAGTCGGCACCAAAGCTGATAAAAGAGAAGACCCAGCAACTCTAAAAGAACTGAAATCAAAGGGCAAGAGACCTATGTCACGATCAGATGGAAACAAACTGCTCTCACAAATCAAAGGAACTTGTTATGTCGAGTGTTCAGCTCTGACTCAATTTAATATTAAGAATGCTTTTGATGAAGCTATTGCGGCTGCATTAGAACTGTCATCTAGCTCTGGGAAACGCGCGACACAGTGTATCACAAGAGGTTGTACAATCCTCTAA
- the LOC135348801 gene encoding FYVE, RhoGEF and PH domain-containing protein 6-like isoform X2, translating into MEQGIHTEAQLAAAIEAGEWYDSDSETENDNSEAELSGEASSEEVDWTNYFWNTGDKLDTNAPLSRTLDAHAILKQLSQLGTDYVDYGGQEGTVNEGDENGKKNSEEDEATCRSAESAAVVPTDGTTPHSQSERPKHYSIAHEIMTTERTYVQSVRLLEKVVHGAIKTSQMTGRAILPEQGRKEIFLNIGEIYALNFDLLQELEDRLKNWDSNSMIADVLAKRAPFFKLYSMYSARFDSAQAAYCKWLKTSKPFAELIKLIETGPLCKGLPVSSYMLCPVQRIPRYKLLLEDYLKHLPEDHPDIDNTKAALAAIAEAAEHMNERITDMENQVKVVQMQKTFVGKENIVAPGRKYIGRGPVFFVPGSRWKQRVLFLFSDVLLVARITAAGRYRIRHKVPLKKMLVSIVESPVLRNGFCIAERGLTKPFRFCTKSVEERTKWITELSNAKTKDEGVLATMGKNSPYAAVLNDPEAHSSIMAVLNDPSFEHNHPSWVRRSLRYAPTTVRKGLPFTSYALASQQLSRETGGGENGGVEEVDFGEGVVTEFVCERKYTKVLRPGLDHSLSSYMHYQCEGKLMEVRWFVLTCRTLVCYQDHTHDVASGALTLTGCTLSTAIQEEVPERRYTFKLCHEKTTHTFQLLTAYEYDRWMSTLQELLYSQQTHE; encoded by the exons ATGGAGCAAGGCATTCACACTGAAGCACAGCTGGCCGCTGCCATAGAGGCAGGAGAGTGGTATGACAGCGATAGTGAGACGGAGAATGACAACTCAGAGGCTGAGCTGTCAGGAGAGGCCTCTAGTGAAGAG GTTGACTGGACAAATTATTTTTGGAACACTGGAGACAAACTAGATACTAATGCACCTCTAAGCAGGACACTAGATGCGCACGCCATCCTCAAGCAGCTATCTCAACTGGGAACAGACTATGTTGATTATGGGGGCCAAGAGGGAACAGTGAATGAAGGCGACGAAAATGGAAAGAAAAACTCCGAAGAGGatgaagctacatgtaggagtgctgagtcagcagctGTGGTTCCGACAGATGGG accaccccccacagtcaaAGTGAGAGACCCAAACACTACAGTATTGCACACGAGATAATGACAACAGAGAGAAC GTATGTGCAGAGTGTGCGGCTCCTGGAAAAG GTGGTTCACGGTGCTATCAAGACATCTCAAATGACCGGGAGGGCCATCCTTCCAGAGCAGGGCAGGAAAGAAATATTCCTGAACATTGGTGAAATTTATGCCTTAAACTTTGACCTTCTGCAAGAACTAGAAGACAGACTTAAAAACTG GGACTCCAATTCAATGATTGCGGACGTACTGGCTAAGCGTGCTCCTTTCTTTAAG CTGTACTCGATGTATAGTGCCAGATTTGACAGTGCTCAGGCGGCCTACTGTAAGTGGCTCAAGACCTCCAAACCGTTTGCAGAGCTCATCAAACTTATTGAA ACAGGTCCTTTGTGTAAAGGTCTGCCTGTCTCCAGCTACATGCTCTGCCCTGTCCAGCGTATCCCTAGGTACAAACTACTTCTGGAAG ACTACCTGAAGCACTTGCCAGAGGATCACCCGGACATAGACAACACCAAAG CTGCCCTGGCAGCCATAGCTGAGGCTGCCGAACATATGAACGAAAGAATTACAGACATG GAGAACCAAGTCAAGGTGGTTCAAATGCAGAAAACCTTTGTTGGCAAGGAGAACATAGTTGCTCCTGGTCGA AAGTACATTGGTAGGGGTCCGGTGTTCTTTGTACCCGGGAGCAGATGGAAGCAGAGAGTACTCTTCCTG TTCTCAGATGTGCTCCTGGTTGCCCGAATCACAGCTGCTGGGAGATATCGGATACGCCACAAAGTGCCACTCAAGAAAATGCTG GTTTCAATAGTCGAGTCTCCAGTACTCCGTAATGGATTCTGTATTGCCGAGAGAGGTCTGACAAAGCCGTTTAGATTTTGTACCAA GAGTGTGGAAGAGCGTACCAAGTGGATCACAGAGTTGAGCAATGCCAAGACGAAAGATGAGGGCGTTCTGGCTACTATGGGCAAGAACTCTCCCTATGCTGCCGTTCTCAATGACCCTGAAGCTCATA GCTCCATCATGGCAGTTCTTAACGACCCTTCATTCGAACACAACCATCCCTCGTGGGTTCGAAGGTCACTTCGATATGCACCCACTACTGTCCGCAAGGGGCTACCTTTTACCAGCTATGCTTTGGCgtctcaacagctgtctcgtGAGACAGGTGGTGGGGAGAACGGAGGCGTGGAGGAGGTGGACTTTGGAGAGGGAGTGGTCACAGAGTTTGTGTGTGAAAGAAAATATACTAAG GTGTTGCGGCCTGGTCTGGACCACTCTCTGAGCAGCTACATGCACTACCAGTGTGAGGGGAAGCTAATGGAGGTCCGATGGTTTGTCCTCACCTGCAGAACACTCGTCTGCTATCAGGACCACACA caCGATGTGGCCAGTGGTGCCCTCACTCTAACTGGCTGTACTCTGTCCACTGCCATACAG GAAGAAGTGCCGGAGAGAAGATACACGTTCAAACTGTGCCATGAAAAGACGACTCATACTTTCCAACTCCTGACAGCCTACGAGTATGACAG GTGGATGAGTACTTTACAAGAACTATTATACAGCCAGCAGACTCATGAATAG